From one Salvelinus sp. IW2-2015 linkage group LG11, ASM291031v2, whole genome shotgun sequence genomic stretch:
- the LOC139028422 gene encoding LOW QUALITY PROTEIN: calpastatin-like (The sequence of the model RefSeq protein was modified relative to this genomic sequence to represent the inferred CDS: inserted 1 base in 1 codon), with protein sequence MAKKDPAKLAPVADVKPKDVPKPMSTDEALDSLSFGFTTSMAPIPQKQEKKVEDLGAIDALSAGFSNFAPPPPAPIKKSEEFKSAPVTKSPAXPVDKKAKVEKVNNTKESRSYNLHDYIT encoded by the exons ATGGCTAAAAAGGATCCTGCTAAGTTG GCCCCAGTTGCAGATGTCAAGCCAAAAGATGTCCCG AAACCCATGAGCACAGATGAGGCTCTGGACTCCCTGTCCTTTGGGTTCACAACCTCTATGGCTCCCATCCCTCAGAAACAGGAGAAG AAAGTGGAAGACTTGGGTGCCATTGATGCCTTGTCTGCTGGCTTCTCAAACTTTGCTCCACCTCCACCTGCTCCCATCAAG AAATCTGAAGAGTTTAAGTCTGCGCCTGTGACCAAGTCTCCTG CCCCGGTTGACAAGAAAGCTAAGGTGGAAAAGGTAAATAACACCAAAGAAAGCAGGTCCTACAACCTGCATGACTACATAACATAA